In one window of Chelmon rostratus isolate fCheRos1 chromosome 19, fCheRos1.pri, whole genome shotgun sequence DNA:
- the rab14l gene encoding RAB14, member RAS oncogene family, like, which translates to MATAPYNYSYIFKYIIIGDMGVGKSCLLHQFTEKKFMADCPHTIGVEFGTRIIEVSGQKIKLQIWDTAGQERFRAVTRSYYRGAAGALMVYDITRRSTYNHLSSWLTDARNLTNPNTVIILIGNKADLEAQRDVTYEEAKQFAEENGLLFLEASAKTGENVEDAFLEAAKKIYQNIQDGSLDLNAAESGVQHKPSAPQGGRLTSEPQPQREGCGC; encoded by the exons ATGGCCACTGCACCGTACAACTACTCCTACATTTTCAAATACATCATTATCG gggACATGGGGGTAGGGAAGTCATGTTTGCTTCACCAGttcacagaaaagaaat TTATGGCGGACTGCCCCCATACGATTGGCGTGGAGTTTGGCACAAGGATAATCGAGGTGAGCGGCCAGAAGATCAAGCTGCAGATTTGGGACACAGCGGGACAAGAGCGCTTCAGGGCCGTCACCCGCTCCTACTACCGCGGAGCCGCAGGGGCGCTCATGGTCTACGACATCACCAG GAGAAGCACGTACAACCACCTCAGCAGCTGGCTGACTGATGCCAGAAACCTCACCAACCCCAATACT GTGATCATTCTCATAGGAAACAAAGCAGACCTGGAGGCCCAGAGGGACGTCACGTATGAGGAAGCAAAGCAGTTTGCTGAGGAGAACG GTCTGTTGTTTCTGGAAGCCAGCGCAAAAAC AGGTGAAAACGTTGAGGACGCCTTCCTGGAAGCTGCTAAGAAGATCTACCAGAACATTCAAGATGGCAGCCTGGACCTGAACGCCGCCGAGTCGGGGGTCCAGCACAAGCCCTCGGCCCCTCAGGGCGGACGGCTAACCAGCGAACCACAGCCCCAGAGGGAAGGCTGCGGCTGCTAA